Proteins encoded within one genomic window of Candidatus Brevundimonas colombiensis:
- the dusB gene encoding tRNA dihydrouridine synthase DusB, which translates to MPKTLQIGDVIVPGQVLMAPMTGVTDLPFRVLASRLGAAYVATEMVAAKELARARPDVVRRAAVGAGLPLTVIQLVGRDPEQMAEGARMAEKAGADIVDLNFGCPAKEVTGSAAGSALMRTPDLACRIMEAVVQATARPVTVKMRLGWDDDSRNAADLARRAEQVGVKAVTVHGRTRKQFYTGHADWDAVGAVKAAVAIPVIVNGDIITAEAARQALAQSGADGLMLGRGVYGRPWLAAHLERALTDGVDLAEPGPEARLGIVIEHLRASIAFYGMPLGLKMFRKHLGWYIEQAPWPADPQHRREAKARICRLDDPQGVEAAMSDLWRSDLPQINKSVVENEPQLMESAVA; encoded by the coding sequence ATGCCCAAGACCCTTCAGATCGGCGACGTGATCGTGCCCGGCCAGGTGCTGATGGCGCCGATGACGGGCGTGACCGACCTGCCGTTCCGCGTGCTGGCGTCGCGACTAGGCGCCGCCTATGTCGCGACCGAGATGGTGGCGGCCAAGGAACTGGCGCGCGCCAGGCCCGATGTCGTGCGGCGCGCGGCGGTCGGGGCGGGCCTGCCGCTGACGGTGATTCAACTGGTCGGGCGCGATCCCGAACAGATGGCCGAGGGGGCGCGCATGGCCGAGAAGGCCGGGGCCGATATCGTCGATCTGAACTTCGGCTGTCCGGCCAAGGAGGTCACAGGGTCGGCCGCCGGCTCGGCCCTGATGCGGACGCCGGATCTGGCGTGTCGGATCATGGAGGCGGTGGTCCAGGCGACGGCGCGACCGGTAACGGTCAAGATGCGTCTGGGCTGGGACGACGACAGTCGAAACGCCGCCGACTTGGCGCGGCGCGCCGAACAGGTCGGGGTCAAGGCGGTGACGGTCCACGGCCGCACCCGCAAACAGTTCTACACCGGCCATGCCGACTGGGATGCGGTGGGGGCGGTCAAGGCGGCGGTGGCCATTCCCGTCATCGTCAATGGCGATATCATTACGGCCGAGGCGGCGCGGCAGGCCCTGGCGCAGTCGGGGGCCGATGGGCTGATGCTGGGGCGGGGCGTCTACGGACGCCCATGGCTGGCGGCGCATCTGGAGCGGGCGCTGACCGACGGCGTCGATCTGGCCGAGCCGGGTCCGGAGGCGCGCCTGGGCATTGTCATCGAACACCTGCGGGCGTCCATCGCATTTTATGGGATGCCTCTGGGTCTGAAGATGTTCCGCAAGCATCTGGGTTGGTACATCGAACAGGCACCATGGCCCGCCGATCCGCAACACCGCCGTGAGGCCAAGGCAAGAATTTGCCGTCTGGATGATCCGCAGGGCGTCGAGGCGGCCATGAGCGATCTTTGGCGATCGGATTTGCCGCAGATCAACAAGTCCGTTGTTGAAAATGAGCCACAGCTGATGGAGAGTGCTGTGGCATGA
- a CDS encoding PAS domain-containing sensor histidine kinase, whose translation MTDTPSATTPAPGRTPDDESFWGWVDTERARTGFGVAYFLAVAITAAAIWLVAVAPGSGGGAARGSSSEIALIVLIANLALIAGLAFIVGRRVLALARSKEEAGSRLHLRFVALFSMVALIPSVLIALVFGVLVNRGVDQWFSANVSASVDNGASIGKAYIADVSNDMTRDLRTMASELGGARQVFDNRIQFTDALTQIAEFFGYPAVYVLNSQGEVLATGALPDAPPYISPPRSALEIAGEGQEAPVEVTENPDTVRALYPLPGYGDAFLYVVRPLAPGLVAQMRSAVQSIDSYREAQESRARIQSAFILSYLETALLVLVGAVWLGMSAASSISAPIGRLVKAAGQIAGGDLTARVDSAGAPAEIATLSDAFNRMTGDLQDQQSALKAASDEAQDRSRFIETVLSGVSAGVIGLDRRGRVSAINDSALQLLHIEEAEVLGHELAALSPELSDLVRRAEAHIEEDIDVSRGGDTRRLRVRIEGGQGGEMVLTFDDITRLVTAQRNAAWRDVARRIAHEIKNPLTPIQLSAERLKRKYRARIGEDVEIFDRCTDTIIRQVGDIGRMVDEFSSFARMPAPRFAPSNPAEMLREAVFAQRVAAPDIVVDMVDPLPEAVLESDGRMVGQALLNILKNAGESVAARRAAAGEDAASDDPAVIASLSIEDGNATFVIEDDGVGLPARDRDRLTEPYVTTREKGTGLGLAIVKRICEDHGGELKLADAQTLRGARVCMIFPLKPHGKAVDGVERRLQTVAAE comes from the coding sequence ATGACGGATACGCCTTCAGCAACGACCCCTGCGCCCGGCCGTACGCCGGACGATGAGTCGTTCTGGGGCTGGGTCGATACGGAACGGGCGCGAACCGGTTTCGGCGTCGCCTATTTCCTGGCGGTGGCGATTACGGCGGCGGCGATCTGGCTGGTCGCCGTGGCCCCCGGCTCCGGGGGCGGGGCCGCGCGCGGGTCCAGCAGCGAGATCGCCCTGATCGTGCTGATCGCCAATCTGGCGCTGATCGCCGGACTGGCCTTCATTGTGGGCCGCCGCGTTCTGGCCCTGGCGCGCAGCAAGGAAGAGGCGGGTTCGCGCCTGCATCTGCGGTTCGTGGCCCTGTTCTCGATGGTGGCCCTGATCCCGTCCGTACTGATCGCCCTGGTGTTCGGGGTATTGGTCAACCGTGGTGTGGATCAGTGGTTCAGCGCGAATGTCAGCGCCTCGGTCGATAACGGCGCGTCGATCGGCAAGGCCTATATCGCGGATGTCAGCAATGACATGACGCGTGATCTCCGCACCATGGCCAGCGAACTCGGCGGCGCGCGTCAGGTGTTTGACAATCGTATCCAGTTTACGGACGCGCTGACGCAGATCGCTGAATTCTTCGGCTATCCTGCGGTCTATGTTTTGAACAGCCAGGGTGAAGTCTTGGCGACGGGCGCTTTACCCGACGCGCCACCCTATATATCGCCACCGCGCTCGGCTCTGGAAATCGCGGGCGAAGGGCAGGAGGCCCCGGTCGAGGTCACCGAAAACCCAGACACGGTCCGGGCGCTTTATCCTTTGCCGGGCTATGGCGACGCATTCCTCTATGTGGTGCGACCGCTGGCTCCGGGCTTGGTGGCGCAAATGCGTTCGGCGGTGCAGTCCATCGACAGTTATCGCGAGGCGCAGGAAAGCCGGGCGCGCATCCAGTCGGCCTTTATTCTCAGCTACCTGGAGACGGCGCTGCTGGTGCTGGTGGGCGCGGTCTGGCTGGGGATGTCGGCGGCCAGCAGTATTTCCGCCCCTATCGGGCGGTTGGTCAAGGCGGCGGGTCAGATCGCGGGCGGCGACCTGACCGCGAGGGTCGACAGCGCCGGCGCTCCGGCCGAGATCGCCACCCTGTCCGACGCCTTCAATCGCATGACCGGCGATCTGCAGGATCAGCAAAGCGCGCTGAAGGCGGCTAGCGACGAAGCCCAGGACCGCAGTCGTTTCATCGAAACCGTGCTGTCGGGCGTCAGCGCAGGCGTGATCGGGCTGGATCGGCGCGGCCGCGTGTCCGCCATCAACGACAGCGCCCTGCAATTGCTGCATATCGAAGAGGCTGAGGTGCTGGGGCATGAACTGGCGGCCCTGTCGCCAGAGTTGAGCGATCTGGTGCGCCGGGCCGAAGCCCATATCGAGGAGGATATCGACGTCAGCCGGGGCGGCGACACCCGCCGTCTGCGCGTCCGCATCGAGGGCGGGCAGGGCGGCGAGATGGTCCTGACGTTCGACGACATCACCCGCCTGGTGACGGCCCAGCGCAACGCCGCCTGGCGCGATGTGGCGCGCCGCATCGCCCATGAGATCAAGAACCCCCTGACGCCGATCCAGTTGTCGGCCGAGCGGTTGAAACGCAAGTACCGGGCGCGGATCGGAGAGGATGTCGAGATCTTCGACCGCTGCACCGACACCATTATCCGTCAGGTCGGAGACATCGGCCGGATGGTGGACGAGTTCTCGTCCTTCGCCCGGATGCCGGCGCCGAGGTTCGCCCCGTCGAATCCGGCGGAGATGCTGCGCGAAGCGGTGTTCGCCCAGCGGGTGGCGGCCCCCGATATCGTTGTGGACATGGTCGACCCCCTGCCCGAGGCCGTGCTGGAAAGCGACGGGCGGATGGTGGGCCAGGCCTTGCTGAACATCCTGAAGAACGCCGGGGAATCGGTCGCGGCCCGCCGGGCGGCGGCGGGCGAGGATGCGGCGTCGGACGATCCCGCCGTGATCGCCTCGCTGTCCATAGAGGACGGAAACGCCACCTTCGTCATCGAGGACGACGGCGTGGGCCTGCCTGCACGCGACCGCGACCGGCTGACCGAACCCTATGTCACCACGCGCGAGAAGGGCACGGGCCTGGGCCTGGCCATCGTCAAACGCATCTGCGAGGACCACGGCGGCGAACTGAAGCTGGCCGACGCCCAGACGCTGCGCGGGGCGCGCGTGTGCATGATCTTCCCCCTGAAACCCCACGGCAAGGCCGTCGACGGCGTGGAGCGCAGGCTTCAGACCGTCGCCGCCGAATAG
- a CDS encoding sigma-54 dependent transcriptional regulator, producing the protein MRPTGSDILVVDDEADIRDLVSGLLEDEGHAVRVAANSDEALAAIRARKPSLAILDIWMQGGGLDGLELLEVVKELDPDLPVVMISGHGNIETAVTALKRGAYDFIEKPFKSDRLVVVVERAIEAATLRRENRRLRAQTMTPSGLIGRSQAAQALRSTIAKVAQANSRVLISGPAGSGKELVARQIHEGSPRARAEFVAISAAGMTPERLDVELFGEEGQDGRPRKIGVFERAHNGTLYLDEISDMPRESQSRILRVLVDQRFRRVGGEQDVQVDVRVVTSTSRDLKSEIAEGRFREDLFHRLNVVPIRVPALSERREDIAELVEYFVDTISASQGLPKRIVGDDAVAVLQVHPWPGNIRQLRNNIERLLILATGDPAETITADMLPQEVATSNGGGANLGGERTIALPLREAREVFEREYLAAQIMRFGGNISRTAAFIGMERSALHRKLKSLGVSPARGGEEDEPA; encoded by the coding sequence ATGCGACCTACCGGTTCCGACATTCTGGTCGTCGACGACGAAGCCGACATCCGCGACCTGGTCTCCGGCCTTCTGGAGGACGAGGGGCACGCCGTGCGCGTCGCCGCCAACTCCGACGAAGCGCTGGCCGCGATCCGCGCCAGAAAGCCGTCGCTGGCGATCCTGGACATCTGGATGCAGGGCGGCGGCCTGGACGGGCTGGAACTGCTGGAGGTGGTCAAGGAACTCGATCCAGACCTGCCGGTGGTGATGATCTCGGGCCACGGCAATATCGAGACGGCGGTCACGGCGTTGAAACGCGGCGCCTATGACTTCATCGAGAAGCCATTCAAGTCGGACCGGCTGGTGGTGGTGGTCGAACGGGCCATCGAGGCGGCGACCCTGAGGCGTGAAAACCGCCGCTTGCGCGCCCAGACCATGACGCCTTCCGGCCTGATCGGCCGGTCGCAGGCGGCCCAGGCGCTGCGCAGCACCATCGCCAAGGTGGCCCAGGCCAACAGCCGTGTCCTGATCTCTGGCCCCGCCGGATCGGGCAAGGAACTGGTGGCGCGCCAGATCCACGAAGGCAGCCCGCGCGCCCGCGCCGAGTTCGTCGCCATATCGGCCGCCGGCATGACGCCGGAACGGCTGGACGTCGAGCTGTTCGGCGAAGAGGGACAGGATGGGCGCCCGCGCAAGATCGGCGTGTTCGAACGCGCCCACAACGGCACGCTCTATCTGGACGAAATCAGCGACATGCCGCGCGAGAGCCAGAGCCGCATCCTTCGCGTTCTGGTCGATCAGCGGTTCCGTCGCGTCGGCGGCGAGCAGGATGTTCAGGTCGATGTCCGCGTCGTCACCTCGACCTCGCGCGACCTGAAGTCGGAAATCGCAGAGGGCCGGTTCCGCGAAGACCTGTTCCACCGCCTGAACGTCGTGCCGATCCGCGTGCCGGCCCTGTCGGAACGGCGCGAGGACATCGCCGAACTGGTCGAGTATTTCGTCGATACGATCAGCGCCTCGCAAGGTCTGCCCAAGCGGATCGTCGGCGACGATGCGGTGGCGGTGCTGCAGGTTCACCCTTGGCCCGGCAACATTCGGCAACTGCGCAACAATATCGAGCGGCTGCTGATTTTGGCGACAGGCGATCCGGCCGAGACCATCACGGCCGACATGCTGCCCCAGGAGGTGGCGACCTCGAACGGCGGCGGCGCGAACCTGGGCGGGGAGCGGACCATCGCCCTGCCGCTGCGCGAGGCGCGCGAGGTGTTCGAGCGTGAATATCTGGCGGCGCAGATCATGCGGTTCGGGGGCAATATTTCACGCACCGCCGCCTTCATCGGCATGGAGCGGTCGGCCCTGCACCGCAAGCTGAAGTCGCTGGGCGTATCGCCCGCGCGCGGCGGCGAAGAGGACGAGCCGGCCTGA
- a CDS encoding D-amino-acid transaminase: protein MSRVAYVNGAYSPHGQAVVHIEDRGFQFADGVYEVWSVMESRLADFDGHMTRLNRSLDALKIDIPMTSAALGLVLRETVRRNRVREGMVYLQVTRGTAARDHAFPADAAPSVIVTAKRVDRARGQAMAAKGAAGVTQPDIRWGRCDIKTVGLLPNVLAKQAARERGAYECLMYDDMGLVTEGASTNAWIVDEEGRLRTRDVQANILRGVTREAVLKLVVAEGIALDERPFSVEEAKRAREVFVTAASAFVMPLISLDGVRIGDGTPGPVATRLRDVYLEQARREAI, encoded by the coding sequence ATGTCGCGCGTCGCCTACGTCAACGGCGCCTATAGTCCGCATGGGCAGGCGGTGGTTCATATCGAGGATCGCGGCTTTCAATTCGCCGACGGGGTCTATGAGGTCTGGTCGGTGATGGAGAGTCGGCTGGCCGACTTCGACGGCCATATGACGCGCCTGAACCGCAGCCTGGATGCGCTGAAGATCGATATCCCGATGACGTCGGCGGCGCTGGGCCTCGTATTGCGTGAGACGGTGCGGCGCAATCGGGTGCGCGAGGGCATGGTCTATCTGCAGGTCACGCGGGGCACGGCGGCGCGCGACCACGCCTTTCCGGCCGACGCGGCGCCCAGCGTGATCGTGACGGCCAAGCGGGTCGATCGTGCGCGCGGACAGGCGATGGCGGCAAAGGGCGCGGCGGGCGTGACCCAGCCCGACATCCGCTGGGGGCGATGCGACATCAAGACGGTGGGCCTGCTGCCGAACGTTCTGGCCAAACAGGCCGCACGCGAACGCGGCGCCTATGAATGTCTGATGTACGACGACATGGGCCTGGTGACCGAGGGGGCCTCGACCAACGCCTGGATCGTGGACGAGGAGGGGCGGCTGAGAACGCGCGACGTCCAAGCCAACATCCTGCGTGGCGTCACCCGCGAGGCGGTTCTGAAACTGGTCGTCGCCGAAGGGATCGCGCTGGACGAACGCCCGTTTTCGGTCGAGGAGGCCAAACGCGCGCGCGAGGTCTTCGTCACGGCCGCCAGCGCCTTCGTCATGCCGCTGATCTCGCTGGATGGCGTCAGGATCGGCGACGGAACGCCAGGTCCCGTCGCCACACGTTTGCGCGACGTCTATCTTGAACAGGCGCGCAGAGAGGCCATTTAG
- the hfq gene encoding RNA chaperone Hfq — protein MSQDKRQNLQDTFLNSVRKTKTPLTIFLVNGVKLQGIVTWFDNFCVLLRRDGQSQLVYKHAISTIMPSAPVQLYEPDAEED, from the coding sequence ATGTCGCAAGACAAGCGTCAGAACCTTCAGGACACCTTCCTCAACTCGGTCCGCAAGACCAAGACGCCGCTGACCATCTTCCTGGTCAATGGGGTCAAGTTGCAGGGAATCGTGACGTGGTTCGACAACTTCTGTGTGCTGCTGCGCCGCGATGGCCAGTCCCAGCTGGTGTACAAGCACGCCATCTCCACCATCATGCCGTCCGCGCCCGTGCAACTGTACGAGCCCGACGCCGAAGAAGATTGA
- the hflX gene encoding GTPase HflX, with product MTQKLIDHAVPLIRAVVIHPDRRADSPRLASERLEEAVGLARALDLDVRADEVVRLRGTTPATLFGSGKVEELAALIRAADAEAVIVDDALTPVQQRNLEKAWEVKVIDRTGLILEIFGRRARTKEGRLQVELARLDYERSRLVRTWTHLERQRGGTGSTGGPGETQIELDRRLIADRIVKLKAELEEVRRTRGLHRKQRQKVPFPTIALVGYTNAGKSTLFNRLTGSEVFAKDLLFATLDTTQRTIRLPQGRPAIVADTVGFISDLPHELVESFRATLEEVGEADLILHVRDIASADSDAQARDVEAVLKQIETPEGKTRRVLEVWNKIDLLDDEAREAVLGQAERLAKEGEAVAVSAWTGDGIEPLRQTIAGLIDDDPETQVTLAPHQGEALAWLYEHGRVTSRDADELGRTHVTVRLHPGALGRFERLYPDLGG from the coding sequence TTGACCCAAAAACTGATTGACCACGCCGTCCCTCTGATCCGGGCGGTCGTCATCCATCCCGACCGGCGCGCCGACAGTCCTCGGCTGGCGAGCGAACGGCTTGAGGAGGCCGTAGGCCTGGCCCGCGCGCTGGACCTCGACGTGCGCGCCGACGAGGTCGTGCGACTGCGCGGAACCACGCCCGCCACCCTGTTCGGAAGCGGCAAGGTCGAGGAACTGGCCGCCCTGATCCGCGCCGCGGATGCTGAGGCGGTCATCGTTGACGACGCTTTGACGCCTGTGCAGCAGCGCAATCTGGAAAAGGCGTGGGAGGTAAAGGTCATCGACCGCACCGGCCTGATCCTTGAAATCTTTGGGCGTCGCGCGCGGACCAAGGAAGGGCGGCTGCAGGTCGAACTGGCGCGTCTGGATTACGAGCGTTCGCGGCTGGTTCGGACCTGGACCCACCTGGAACGCCAGCGTGGCGGCACAGGCTCGACCGGCGGGCCCGGCGAAACCCAGATCGAACTAGACCGGCGTCTGATCGCCGACCGGATCGTCAAGCTGAAGGCTGAACTGGAAGAGGTGCGCCGCACGCGCGGCCTGCACCGCAAACAGCGTCAGAAGGTTCCGTTCCCCACCATCGCCCTGGTGGGCTACACCAATGCGGGCAAGTCGACGCTGTTCAACCGGCTGACGGGATCAGAGGTTTTCGCCAAGGATCTGCTGTTCGCCACGCTGGACACGACCCAGCGCACCATCCGTTTGCCGCAGGGCCGACCGGCCATTGTGGCGGACACGGTCGGCTTCATCTCGGACCTGCCGCACGAACTGGTCGAGAGCTTCCGCGCGACGCTGGAAGAAGTCGGAGAGGCCGATCTGATCCTGCATGTCCGCGACATCGCCTCGGCCGACAGCGACGCCCAGGCCAGGGATGTCGAGGCGGTGCTGAAACAGATCGAGACGCCCGAGGGCAAGACGCGCCGGGTGCTGGAAGTCTGGAACAAGATCGACCTGTTGGACGACGAGGCGCGCGAGGCTGTGCTGGGCCAGGCCGAACGTCTGGCCAAGGAAGGCGAGGCGGTCGCGGTGTCGGCCTGGACGGGCGACGGGATCGAGCCGTTGCGCCAGACCATCGCCGGCCTGATCGACGACGATCCGGAAACCCAGGTGACGTTGGCGCCGCATCAGGGCGAGGCGCTGGCTTGGCTTTATGAACACGGCCGGGTGACGTCGCGCGATGCGGATGAGCTTGGCCGCACTCATGTCACGGTGCGGTTGCATCCTGGGGCGCTCGGACGATTCGAGCGTCTGTATCCCGACCTTGGCGGCTAA
- a CDS encoding Na+/H+ antiporter codes for MHLIETILLLLLAVVVSGSIARITRIALPLVQIALGAGLVLITGSTVDLKPDIFFLLFLPPLLFLDGWRIPKEDLFRDRAVILELALGLVLFTVLGLGFLLWWMIPEMPMPVAFALAAILSPTDPIAVQAIAARAPIPKRLMHILEGESLLNDATGLTCMRIAVIAATTGAFSVGHAIGAFLWLALVGVAVGVASAMAISYAKTMISRRWGEDVGAQILVSLLIPFAAYLIAEELKASGILAAVAAGITMSFTERGAIPGQSMAMTRIRRSVVWDTVQFVANGIIFVILGEQMPSILSRAAEVVRGTSRPEVWWLAVYVVAIVAALAALRFIWVWTSLKLTLYRRRNRQPPARVGLRLTLVMSLAGVRGAITLAGILTLPFVLGDGSPMPSRNLAIFLAAAVIIVSLLVATFALPRLLKGVELPPEPSHEREEDRGRVAAASAALRAVEDASHVMAEGKVNPDLYSDVASRIMELYRQRIESRTRTDEDDVEAARLSDTIERHLRLAGLAAEREELGRLARLRRLDEETAKKLIREVDLQELRYS; via the coding sequence ATGCATCTGATCGAAACCATACTGCTGCTGCTTCTGGCTGTCGTGGTGTCGGGTTCGATCGCTCGGATCACGCGGATCGCCCTGCCGCTGGTGCAGATCGCGCTGGGGGCCGGGCTTGTGCTGATCACCGGCTCCACGGTCGATCTGAAACCGGACATTTTCTTCCTGCTGTTCCTGCCGCCGCTGCTGTTTCTGGACGGATGGCGTATTCCCAAGGAAGACCTGTTCCGCGACCGGGCGGTGATCCTGGAGCTGGCGCTGGGCCTGGTGCTGTTCACCGTTCTGGGACTGGGTTTCCTGCTGTGGTGGATGATCCCGGAAATGCCAATGCCGGTGGCCTTCGCCCTGGCGGCCATTCTGTCGCCGACAGACCCCATCGCTGTTCAGGCCATCGCGGCCCGCGCGCCGATCCCCAAGCGGCTGATGCATATTCTGGAGGGCGAATCGCTGCTCAACGACGCGACGGGCCTGACCTGTATGCGGATCGCGGTGATCGCGGCGACGACGGGAGCCTTTTCCGTCGGCCACGCCATCGGCGCCTTCCTGTGGCTGGCCCTGGTCGGGGTGGCGGTCGGCGTGGCCAGCGCCATGGCCATCAGCTACGCCAAGACGATGATCAGCCGACGCTGGGGCGAGGATGTCGGCGCGCAGATCTTGGTCAGTCTGCTGATCCCGTTCGCCGCCTATCTGATTGCTGAAGAGCTGAAAGCGTCCGGCATCCTGGCCGCGGTCGCCGCCGGCATCACCATGAGCTTCACCGAGCGCGGCGCCATTCCCGGCCAGTCCATGGCCATGACCCGCATCCGGCGCAGCGTTGTGTGGGACACCGTGCAGTTCGTCGCCAACGGCATCATCTTCGTGATCCTGGGCGAACAGATGCCCTCGATCCTGTCGCGCGCGGCCGAGGTGGTGCGCGGAACCAGCCGGCCCGAGGTCTGGTGGCTGGCGGTCTATGTGGTCGCCATCGTGGCGGCCCTGGCGGCGCTGCGGTTCATCTGGGTGTGGACCTCGCTGAAGCTGACCCTGTATCGGCGGCGCAATCGCCAGCCGCCCGCGCGCGTGGGCCTGCGCCTGACGCTGGTGATGTCGCTGGCGGGGGTGCGGGGCGCGATTACACTGGCGGGCATTCTGACGCTGCCGTTCGTTCTGGGCGACGGCTCGCCCATGCCGTCGCGAAACCTGGCGATCTTCCTGGCGGCGGCGGTCATCATCGTGTCGCTGCTGGTGGCGACCTTCGCCTTGCCCCGACTGCTGAAGGGGGTGGAGCTGCCGCCTGAACCGTCGCACGAGCGCGAGGAGGATCGAGGCCGGGTCGCCGCGGCTTCCGCCGCCCTGCGGGCCGTGGAGGATGCGTCGCACGTCATGGCCGAGGGGAAGGTCAATCCCGACCTCTATTCCGACGTGGCCAGCCGGATCATGGAACTGTATCGCCAGCGGATCGAAAGCCGCACCCGCACAGACGAAGACGATGTCGAGGCCGCCCGTCTGAGCGACACCATCGAACGGCATCTGCGGCTGGCCGGTCTGGCGGCCGAGCGGGAAGAACTTGGACGGCTGGCGCGCCTTCGTCGGCTGGATGAAGAGACGGCCAAGAAGCTGATCCGCGAGGTGGACCTGCAGGAGTTGCGCTACTCCTGA
- a CDS encoding HAD-IA family hydrolase, giving the protein MTYDLIIFDYDGVVADSELLTSAIMAEELTALGLPTTLDEVLTDYVGRRWRDNRALVEARHGRPCPEDFHPNYSRISRARAQAELEPVAGLVDFLHRRTEARCIASSSGPDWLALGLDRFGLAEMFADRVYSAALHVERGKPHPDVFLYAAKIQGVDPARALVIEDSEAGVMAGVSAGMTVVGLTAGSHIREGHAARLRQRGAHHIAESYDDVAAFMDR; this is encoded by the coding sequence ATGACCTATGATCTGATCATTTTCGACTACGACGGCGTGGTCGCTGACAGCGAACTGCTGACCAGCGCCATCATGGCGGAAGAATTGACCGCGCTGGGCCTGCCCACCACGCTGGACGAAGTTCTGACGGACTATGTCGGACGGCGTTGGCGGGACAACCGCGCCCTGGTCGAAGCCCGCCATGGCCGCCCCTGTCCTGAGGATTTCCATCCCAACTACAGCCGGATTTCCAGGGCCCGCGCCCAGGCTGAGCTTGAGCCTGTCGCCGGCCTTGTGGATTTTCTGCATCGCCGCACCGAAGCCCGCTGCATCGCCTCGTCCAGCGGCCCGGACTGGCTGGCGCTGGGACTTGACCGCTTCGGCTTGGCGGAGATGTTTGCCGATCGGGTCTATAGCGCGGCCCTGCACGTTGAGCGCGGCAAGCCCCATCCGGATGTCTTCCTCTACGCCGCAAAGATTCAGGGCGTTGATCCGGCGCGGGCCCTGGTGATCGAGGACAGCGAGGCCGGCGTCATGGCGGGCGTCAGCGCCGGGATGACCGTGGTGGGTCTGACCGCCGGAAGCCACATTCGCGAAGGTCACGCCGCCCGCCTGCGCCAGCGGGGCGCCCACCACATCGCCGAAAGCTACGACGATGTCGCCGCCTTCATGGATCGCTGA
- the mazG gene encoding nucleoside triphosphate pyrophosphohydrolase yields MRPIDRLLGVMERLRDPDGGCPWDVEQTFATIAPYTIEEAYEVADAIERNDLAELKGELGDLLFQVVFHARMAEEQGLFAFDDVVTAIADKLERRHPHVFGNEAQRSSREQTVAWEVIKAAERKDRKKPGVLDDVPVGLPALTRAAKLTKRAGRVGFDWPSTDEVFDKLAEEVEELRVEIAAGDKAKAREELGDLLFVVANLARKLDVEPEDALRAANAKFVRRFGFIETELAKDGRTPDQSTLEEMDRLWDAAKAAEKAAPNE; encoded by the coding sequence ATGAGGCCGATCGACCGTCTGTTGGGCGTGATGGAGCGGCTGCGCGACCCGGACGGCGGCTGTCCGTGGGACGTGGAGCAGACCTTCGCCACCATCGCCCCCTATACGATCGAAGAAGCCTATGAGGTCGCCGACGCCATCGAGCGCAACGACCTGGCCGAACTGAAGGGCGAACTGGGCGACCTGTTGTTCCAGGTCGTCTTCCACGCGCGCATGGCCGAGGAACAGGGGCTGTTCGCGTTCGACGATGTCGTCACGGCCATCGCCGACAAGTTGGAACGCCGCCACCCCCATGTCTTCGGGAATGAAGCCCAGCGCTCGTCCAGAGAACAGACCGTCGCCTGGGAGGTCATCAAGGCCGCCGAACGCAAGGACCGCAAGAAGCCCGGCGTTCTGGACGACGTGCCTGTCGGCCTGCCCGCCCTGACCCGCGCCGCCAAGCTGACCAAACGCGCTGGTCGCGTCGGCTTCGACTGGCCCTCAACCGACGAGGTGTTCGACAAGCTGGCGGAAGAGGTCGAGGAACTGCGCGTCGAAATCGCAGCGGGCGACAAGGCCAAGGCGCGCGAGGAGCTAGGCGACCTGCTGTTCGTCGTCGCCAACCTGGCCCGAAAACTGGACGTCGAACCCGAAGACGCCCTGCGCGCCGCCAACGCCAAGTTCGTGCGCCGCTTCGGCTTCATCGAAACAGAACTGGCCAAGGACGGCCGCACGCCCGACCAATCGACGCTGGAGGAGATGGATCGCCTGTGGGACGCCGCAAAGGCGGCGGAAAAGGCCGCCCCCAACGAGTGA